From one Variovorax sp. PBL-H6 genomic stretch:
- a CDS encoding ABC transporter permease, with protein MEIAEILSSQAFWVAVLRIATPLILGTLGVLLCERAGVLNLGIEGIMVAGAFAGWLAVYAGAPLWAGVMVAALTGAVFGLLHALLTVGLALSQHVSGLGITLLATALSYYGYRVSFPKVSTPPTVTPFAPMEWLPIPVLDTQTPLTLLALLLVPLLAYVLHRTPLGLALRMVGENPQAVEGQGVSVAAVRTGAIVAGSALMGVAGAFLTLSAFNAFFFNMVNGRGWICVALVVFASWRPGKALLGALLFAFFDALQLRLQQSGDALLPYQLYLMLPYVLSIVALVLVARKAGYPQALMKPYRKGER; from the coding sequence ATGGAAATAGCCGAGATCCTCTCCAGCCAGGCCTTCTGGGTGGCCGTGCTGCGCATCGCCACGCCACTGATCCTGGGCACGCTGGGCGTGCTGCTGTGCGAACGAGCGGGCGTGTTGAACCTCGGCATCGAGGGCATCATGGTCGCGGGCGCCTTCGCCGGCTGGCTCGCGGTGTATGCAGGCGCGCCGTTGTGGGCAGGTGTGATGGTGGCGGCGCTCACAGGCGCGGTGTTCGGGCTGCTGCATGCCTTGCTGACCGTGGGCCTTGCCCTGTCGCAGCACGTGTCGGGGCTGGGCATCACGCTGCTGGCAACGGCGCTCAGCTACTACGGCTACCGCGTGAGTTTTCCCAAGGTCAGCACACCCCCCACGGTCACGCCTTTCGCGCCGATGGAGTGGCTGCCCATCCCGGTGCTCGACACGCAGACCCCGCTCACGCTGCTGGCGTTGCTGCTGGTGCCGCTGCTCGCCTATGTGCTCCACCGCACGCCGCTCGGGCTGGCGTTGCGAATGGTCGGCGAGAACCCGCAGGCCGTCGAGGGCCAGGGCGTGTCGGTTGCGGCAGTGCGCACCGGCGCGATCGTCGCCGGATCGGCGCTGATGGGCGTGGCGGGCGCCTTCCTCACGCTCTCGGCCTTCAACGCCTTCTTCTTCAACATGGTCAACGGCCGGGGCTGGATCTGCGTGGCGCTGGTGGTGTTCGCCTCGTGGCGGCCGGGCAAGGCCCTGCTCGGCGCCCTGCTGTTCGCCTTTTTCGACGCGCTGCAGCTGCGGCTGCAACAATCGGGCGACGCGCTGCTGCCGTACCAGCTGTACCTGATGCTGCCTTATGTGTTGTCGATCGTGGCGCTGGTGCTGGTGGCGCGCAAGGCCGGCTATCCGCAGGCGCTCATGAAGCCTTATCGCAAGGGAGAACGCTGA
- a CDS encoding amidohydrolase family protein, translating to MLDLLVHNATLPDGRGGMSIAVQDGRIAEVKAGLDAPAHEKLDAQGLLVAPHFVDPHFHMDATLSYGLPRVNESGTLLEGISLWGELKPLLTADALVERAMAYCDWAVAKGLLAIRSHVDTSDPSLLAIDALLEVKKRVAPYLTLQLVAFPQDGALRTPGGMDNLKRALDKGVDVVGGIPHFERTMADGAASVKLLCELAAGRGLPVDMHCDESDDPLSRHIETLAFEAQRLGLQGRVTGSHCTSMHSMDNYYVSKLLPLIAEAGVGVVANPLINITLQGRHDTYPKRRGMTRVPELMAQGVNVAFGHDCVMDPWYGMGSGDMLEVAHMGLHVAQMTSQEGMRRCFDAVTANAATMLGLSGYGLEAGCDASFVLLQARDPVEAIRLRAPRLKVWRRGRLLAETPAATAALHLPDRPAATSWMQPRT from the coding sequence ATGCTCGATCTGCTGGTCCACAACGCCACCCTCCCCGATGGGCGGGGCGGCATGTCCATCGCCGTTCAGGACGGCCGCATCGCCGAAGTGAAGGCAGGGCTGGACGCACCGGCGCACGAGAAGCTCGACGCCCAAGGCCTGCTGGTCGCTCCGCATTTCGTCGATCCGCACTTCCACATGGATGCCACGCTGAGCTACGGCTTGCCCCGGGTCAACGAAAGCGGCACGCTGCTCGAAGGCATTTCACTGTGGGGCGAGCTCAAGCCGCTGCTGACTGCCGACGCGCTGGTCGAACGCGCCATGGCGTACTGCGACTGGGCGGTCGCCAAAGGCCTGCTCGCGATCCGCAGCCATGTGGACACCAGCGACCCGAGCCTGCTCGCGATCGATGCACTGCTCGAGGTCAAGAAGCGCGTGGCTCCCTACCTGACGCTGCAGCTGGTCGCCTTTCCCCAGGACGGCGCCCTGCGCACTCCGGGCGGCATGGACAACCTGAAGCGCGCGCTCGACAAGGGCGTGGACGTGGTCGGCGGCATTCCGCACTTCGAGCGCACCATGGCCGATGGCGCCGCCAGCGTGAAGCTTCTGTGCGAGCTGGCGGCCGGGCGTGGGCTGCCGGTGGACATGCACTGCGACGAGTCGGACGACCCGCTCTCGCGCCATATCGAGACCCTGGCCTTCGAGGCGCAGCGGCTCGGGCTGCAAGGGCGCGTGACGGGCTCGCACTGCACGTCCATGCATTCGATGGACAACTACTACGTGAGCAAGCTGCTGCCCCTGATCGCGGAGGCCGGCGTCGGCGTGGTCGCCAACCCGCTGATCAACATCACGCTCCAGGGCCGGCACGACACCTACCCGAAGCGCCGCGGCATGACGCGCGTGCCCGAACTGATGGCGCAGGGCGTGAACGTGGCCTTCGGCCATGACTGCGTGATGGACCCGTGGTACGGCATGGGGTCGGGTGACATGCTGGAGGTTGCGCACATGGGCCTGCACGTGGCGCAGATGACCAGTCAGGAGGGCATGCGCCGGTGCTTCGACGCGGTGACGGCCAACGCCGCGACAATGCTCGGGCTCTCGGGCTACGGCCTGGAGGCGGGCTGCGACGCGAGCTTCGTGTTGTTGCAGGCGCGCGATCCCGTCGAGGCGATCCGGCTGCGCGCGCCGCGGCTCAAGGTCTGGCGGCGCGGCCGGCTGCTGGCAGAAACGCCGGCCGCGACGGCAGCGCTGCATCTGCCGGACCGGCCAGCGGCGACGAGCTGGATGCAGCCGCGGACCTGA